The Meriones unguiculatus strain TT.TT164.6M chromosome 19, Bangor_MerUng_6.1, whole genome shotgun sequence genomic interval ATGactagttaatttttttttttttagatttaatctATGTTGTGTGTAGCAGGAATTCATTCCTTTGAATGCTTGTGTGCCTTTTTGAATTTGTACTTTATTCTCACAATGATAGGTACGTAAGTTATTGAGTTGTGGTTTTGTTACTTTAGAGATAAGGTCTCTAGTaacccaggctggcatcaaactcataattcttctgcttcagctccctGCAATCTGAGATTAGAGGTATTTACCACCATGTCTCACCTTGGGCTGGTTATTAATCAGTCTGCTAGAAGCCTTTGTAAAATTCTGTCTATGTGCACATTATTTCACTGCTCTTAGACAAATGCCTCAGGGCGGAACTGCTACACCGTAGCTTAGGGgtagttattttctttattattattattattttttttttagatttattttatgttcagGAGTTCTTTGCCTACATGAATATGTGAGCACTACATTCATGCCTGGTATTCACAGAAGTCAGAAAACAGCATCAGGTCTCCCTGGAAATGGAGTGGCAGAGAGTTTGGAAACACAGTGTGTGTTCTAGAAGCCAAATCTGCATCTTCTGCAAGAATACcagctcttaattgctgagccatctccccagcccccattttaAACACCTTAAACCAGTGATTCaaagccttcctgatgctgcaaccctttaattcaGTCCCTTACGGCATGGTGAACCCCCACCCAAGAGATTATTTTGGTTGCTACTTTATAACAGCAgttttgctaccattatgaatcacaatgtgaATGTTTTTGGAGACTGAGGTTTGCCGAAGAGGTcacaacccacaagttgagaactgctgtcttAAATGTTTCTCCAAGTAGTTTTGTGTTCTTACTACTGTAAAAGAGAATTCCAGCAGCTCTGATTACCCTTCACATTTagtgcatttttcttttctttttttttaatattcatttgtttgtttgtttgttgccatTTCACCCAGAATGTGCAAATTCATGGtgatttttaatttgtgttttatttgtgtgtgtgtgtgtgtgtgtgtgtgtgtgtgtgtgtgtgtgtgtgaagtgcaTAAGCATACACGTatggaggtcagggaacaactttCAGGCAtagatttttctccttcctctgtgggttCTGTTTAatgaactcgggtcatcaggttTGGGCGTCAAGTACGCTTAACCTACTGAACTCTCCAGCCTCTGTATTTTCTTGATAGTTTGGTGAGTGCCATTTCAACTTGACTTTTTGataattgtatattttctttggaaacatgacTATTCACGTGTTTGTTCACTTGTCAAGTCACTTACCTTTAAGTGTTGATATGTAGGTCTATTATTCTGGAAAGAAATATTGTCATATACACATTATAAATACTTTTTCTCATAGTTTGCCATAGTTTGTCTTTTCTATCTTCTCACGACCTTTGGATTAGTTGACactgtttgaatttttttcttttataaaatgtttaatcTGTGCAGCAGTGGGTAGGAAGATGttgtcaggtcctctggagctggagttataggtggttgtgagctgtttaGTTTTAGTGCTGAGATCAGAATAcaggtcctctacaaaagcagcaagctctctcaaccactgagccatctctccagccctatttttaCTTTATACTCAGCACATGTTGTGTCCTAAGGAATCTCCACCGATCCCCAATTTCTAAAGCTGTTTGCCTTAATTTCCTTTAAGACATTTTACAATTTAAATTCTATGGTTTCATGTTTAGTACTTGTTGCTAACATATGGTtctttatattaaagaaaaacaagtttttaTCTGTGGAAGGAAGTTCTTTGCCCTTCACACGTTTGTCCATATGAATTGATAGTATTTGTCaggagcatttttctttcttcgtAGAGCTGCTCTGGCAAATTGGGGTGGGGGGGCAATTCAATGTGTGTGAGTTTCTAGAacttatttctgttgctgtatttgtttttcttccaatTGATGACTAGCTTTATTGATAGTCTGGGTAACAGATGGGTATGAGTCTCTAAACTTCATTTTATGACTAATTGTCTTAGACACATCCAAGGAAGTTTGAAAACAACTtgaaaatttaactaaaaaagcATGTTGGCTGTTTTTATTGTAATTACCTTGAATTAACAGATGGATTGATGGGAAACTGGTGTGTCTTTTTAAAGATCAGTCTTCTAATCTATAAACACCATATGTTTCTCTGTTTACTTCCCTTAAAATTTATCTCAGCAATGTTACTGTTTTCAAGTCTGATTTTCTTGGAGGTTTGGGTGAATTTATTCTTGAGTATTTTGTGGTTTCGATGTGTAAATGCAATTGATTTTAGATTTTTGTCTAATTgattaagtatatacaaatgacaagtgATTTGAGATTGCCACACCTAATGACTTACAAATGCCATTGTGTAGAATTCTTGGTGCTTTTATAGAAAGAGGCATTTCAGCTATTAATAACACCCCTTCTCATGAAACTTCTCTCTGATAGTAACATAGCCATATCAGCTTTCTTATGCTTGTTTCtgcatatctttttttaaatttgttcacTCTCAATTTGTTGTGGTTTTTATATTTAAGCATGTTCTCTCATATACAGCATGTTGTTGAGCCTTGCTGTTTGTTGTCTGAAAGTTTTCATTTTAGAACATTTAGTACCTTTGTGTTTAATGTATTCAATGATAATGGCTTAACCTCCACAGCTGCCTCCACCCTCTATTCTGTATTTGCTGGACAGCTTTCCTATCTGTTCCATTTGTATTCTTACTTCTTTATTCTTCTTCATTTTGGCTACTCAAATATATGTCCGATACATATTGGAATATTCTATTTAATTTATTCTATTACCACCTTTTTAATGTGTTCATTATTTCATTATTGGATGCCTTCTCTGAGAAATTTACTATGCATTATTAATTTTCCATGTCCTATTTGGTTAATATTGTACCATTTCAGACACGCTAGAAAAACTTAAAAAGCTAAAGGTCCATTAGCCTCAACCCTCTTTCTAAGCTTGTCatatgttttatatttacataGGTGGTAAGATGTGTCATGCAGGGACTGGTAAGATGGCTAGTGGTTAAGAATGCATActgcctaaagaagataatcaagaaagcggacacggggtatgatgatcaatcctcatttagaaagacaaatgggatatgcattgaatgtatgacaggagtctaccgcagaaagcatctgaaagctccaaagtagatactaagactcataaccaaaccttcggcagagtgcagggaatcatatgaaagaagaggagtttgatgtggaaaggataggagctccacaagaaccaaacatatctgggcacagggtcttttctgagatggacactcaatcaaagaccatgagaggataaaacctagaacctctgctcggatgtgacccgtgatagctcagtaatcaattggtttcccatagtaaggggaacaaggactatttctaacaggaactcaattactggctctttgacctccccacctcccaagggaggagcagtactgttaggccacagaggaggactttgcagccagtcctgaaaatacctgacaaaacgaagtcatatgaaaggggaggaggtcctcccctatcagtggacttggaaagggacagggaggagatgagggagggagggtgggattggggagggaatgagggatacagctgggatacagaattaacaaaatgtaactaatgagaaaaataaaattaaaaaaaaaaaagaatgcatacTGCCCTTTCAGAAGATCTGAGTTtagttccctgcacccacattaCAAAACTCATAATCACCTGTGGCTCTAGAGATCTGtcactctcttctggtctctaggAGCTCTTCGTTCATGTGCCCCACCCtaacacacaattaaaattaaaataaataaaagaactacTACACActgttattattatatattaagtaATCCTTTCAAGAAAATTATGGCATCACCACACTCATGTATATTTAGCATGACTTCATTATTCCCAATAGATTTCTATTTCTGACTAATATAATTTTCCTGTGGCAgtccccagcttttttttttccatttttaataatGCAATACAAGTGAGCTAGTGGGATTCTGTAAACTTTCTCTTACCTGAAAATGTGCTAGTCCCACCCTCATCTTTGAAGAGTGTCGCATCTAATCAGGATTCTGAGCCGACAAGCTATCTGTTTGAAGGCTGGCTTTGTTATTTTCTGGCTCCTTTTGTTTCTGTGGCAAAGTCAGTCGTCACCCATCACTTTTTCCACTATTGTGTGTCACTTGTTCCTCTGGCTGCTTTGAGATGTTCTCCTTAGGTTTTTGGCAGTTTGGCAGTGGATGCACACCCATCtgcctttcttcattctgtaagGTGTAGTGAACATCCTGGATCCGTAAGTTAATGTCTGTCTTCAGATTTCAGAAATGGGCTGGTAGGGTAGCTAAGGGTAGAAAGGTGCCATCCCGTGTttcatccttcccaaacagttccaccaactggaaccaagcattcaaatacatgagggccattctcattcaaaccaccacacagaaagaggtagaagaaagagaaggagagagatataggaagaggaaaaacaggaaggggtggaagaaaaggagggagggaaaagcagaatgagtggagagagaaaaggaaaagggagaagcaGACTGGATGATAGAGAGAACATACTTCTTTGCCTTCTACTTCCTGTCTCAGCCATGTCCCCAACTGACTGTTGGGTGTCTGCCCACCCTGAGGGTGGGTCTTTTCCCTATTACTTTGTGAACCCATAGACAATCATTCCTGGTAATATGCTTACTAATACACCCAGAAGCATGCTTTGAATTCTCTAGGCATCCATTAGAACATTCAAAATGATACTGCAAACTAACCATCATGATAAACAACAGTCTGGTATATACAGCAGTTGCTGGGACCAGCCTCAGCATGCTCCACAAGATGGAATAGCAGcttgatggcaagcacctttacataCTAAGCCATTTTGCCACGATGGTCTCCTGCTTCCCCACAATTTCCTTTCCTTGCCATCATGCCATCCCTTATGCAGTTTGTGGCATTTTCCTAGTCACCAATCTCATCAAGCAGAAGAACTTTTTGCAATAGAATGATTTTCAGTTAGATCAAGATCACTTCCCCCCAAGAGTTGAGTGTAGAGAGTTGGCTGTGCTGGTGttcacctgtaaccccagaacttgggATTGGAAGCAGGATgatagaagttcaaggtcatcttcagctacataatgaACTTGAGTCcagtttgggctacatgagaaggccccttctcaaaaaaaaaaaaaattacacatggAACCACTGTTTCTGGTGTCATACTAAGATACCAGGTCTGACCCTGAAGCTTTGACTTACCTTggcccacccaccctctcttctgTATTTGCTAGACATGAAGTATCTTCAGGATAAAACTCTACTCATTTATAGTTATTCCTTCTATAATGTGCATTTTATACTATAGAGGAATTCGAGTGAACACTGCTGTAGCATCTCTGACACAAAAATTtatctttttagttttattagcatatattaatcatataatggctttcattatgacatttgcatacatgcatgtggtgtattttgatcatactcacATACATACCCATTACCCTGTGTGGTCCCACTGATGCCCTGCCGCTAACTCCCAACTGGTTGTTCTTCTGTGTTCACACCTCTCTTtgtggtgaaccaatgagtttagtGCTACTCATGGGAGCATGGTATACGGCTATTGATAGAGAGATAAGCAACATACCAGTGGCTCTGCAGTCTTACTTTCCTGAGGAaaatgtctctccctctctcagcaaccAACAATTGCTTATATCTTTAGTGGTGGGGCCTCCGGATATCCCTCCATCCAGCAACTGTTACCCGTTTATAAACCATCAAGAATGGGTGGAACTTCGTGAACCCCTCCCCTCTTTGTGAGGGAACGTTGACAAGCACAGTATTGTGCAGGCAGTGATAGTTGCTGGGGGTTCAAGAGGGCCACACCCAAGTCATACTCGGAAGACAGTGTTCCACATtaccccactccttcctctcactcttactttgtttccttccccttttctgcAGTGTTCTCAAGCCTTGCAGGCAGTGGGCTAGATGCCACATTTAGGGTCTGAGCATTTAGCAGCCTTTTCTTCTCAGCATGCAGATCATGCTGTGCATGTGACTGACACCCGCTGCAAACGGAAGCATTCCTGGTACTGAGATTTCTAAGGAATTTTCTTAGTTAGGGTCAcggttgctgtgattaaaacatcatgaccaagagTAATGTGGGGGGGGATTTGGCTTAAACTTCCAGATCGttgtccatcatcaaaggaagtcaggacagggactcaaacagggcagatCCTGGAGACAGGATAGGCCAAGAAGgggttctgcttactggcttcctcctcatggcttgctcagcctgctttctcatggCACCCAGGACCACCCGGCCAGGGTGGGGACACTCACAATGGTCTTgaccctcccctatcaatcaccaattaagaaaacaccTTACAGGCCTCCATCTTAGGGAGGCCTCATGTTATGGAGGCATTCTCTCGGTTGGGGTTCCCTCCTCTCCAATGACTCTatcctgtgtcaagttgacataaaaagcAGCCAAGACAGGATCCACAGTGTGAGCCCTAGTTCCTTTCCTGAGGAAGTGGAGTGCCATCCTTTAAATGGAGGGAAGAAATGTGTGACTAAGCCACTACACCATCAAACTCACGCCTCACCAGAACATCGCACAGtaacatttcttcctttctttacagAGATGTGTCCACTGGACCCACCAGAGGTCCCCAATGCCACATTCAAAGCCCTCTCCTACAAGAATGGCACCATCCTAAACTGTGAATGCAAGAAACATTTCCGAAGAAGCAATTCTATTTATATGTCTTGTTCGGGGAACTCCTGGATCAACCCCTGCCAGTGTACAAGCAACTGTAAGTGTCCCTTTTGTAACCTTGATGGGAAAGGGACTGGGCATAAAAGGAAACACACCCAGCTCCCGTGAACTCAGGCCAACAgaccgaaaaaaaaaaatggtagacaAGTCTTTGGGATAATGGATCTTATCGGCTTCTGGGATAACCGCCCATTTAACATGATTTAACGAGTGTCTGCTTGGTCTAAGAACTAGGCTTGCTAAGCCTGAGTCAATCTGATAGATTCCAGGACTGTGCTGTtggcctttcttctttcttccttgggTTCAGAATGCTCCTTCACACAacctgtttcttctctcttctggGGCGGGGGGTGAGATTGTGGAAAAGTGGTAGTTTtatgaatgcatgcacacacacacatatctaacATTTTCATTACATGTATCTATCATACATAGTCCTGGGTTATATAGGGATATTTTCACACAGGTACACACTGTAGAATGAATGTGTTCTGCCCCCGCTCAATACCCCCTACTCTCTCCTCTATTCCCCCCCCAACCCATTAGTCACTTTTAGTTTCCATGTAAGtggttttcttacatttttaGGTCATATAAACATACTTGATTTTAGGGACCTATAGAAAATCTAGGAaccacaaatggaaaaaaaaaatctttctgtagGTTTATTAATTTGCTTAATATTTTTCTCTAgttgcattcattttctttttatggctGAAAATTTTCCATCGTGCAGCTGAGCAGAGAGGGGTGGCACAAAtgtttaaacccagcactcatcaggcagaggcaggcaatctctatgagtttgaagccagcctggtctatatgatGAGCTCCATGCCAACCAAGACCGCAGAGTGAGATCttgactcgtgtgtgtgtgtgtgtgtgtgtgtgtgtgtgtgtgttttctgatcACTGCCTTAAGAGCACATTTCTCCAACCACTAGAGGCGAGTGAAGGGATTAAATGAAGGCTGTGGGGTTAGCCTACTCCTACCTGCCATGTGTGACACTGGCAGCGCTGATGACAAGGAAAGATCCACTTATGTTTGAGTCACATGCACACAAGGATTTTCCAGTAGGAAAATCTCGCATTTCTTCTAGGAATATGTTGTGTCCATTGCTAATATGcatatgaatatgaatatttaGAAGTCAGTGCTGGGCTAAGTGTGCTGATTCTGTTCAAGGGAGGCCTTATTTGTGCATCTTTCCTAACCCAGCACTGGGCACTCGAGAGATGTCCTGGGGTGAATGAATGTATGAAcagcattttttattaaaattttatattagtttatttattttacatcccgcACTGAATTTTTCTATTCTGGGAATAGAAAATTCTATTCTGAATTTTATTCTGAATTCTATTCTGAATTTTCTATTTGGGAACTTATATACCTCATTCCTCCCATAATTCTCTAGCCAATGACAATGCAAGAAAGGAAGTTACACATGCACCTGAAGACCAGAAAAAGCAACAGACCACAGTATCGCAGAAATCAACACAGTCTGTGCATCAAGGGAACCTTCCAGGTAAGACATGAGACTCAAGAGTCATCCCCTAGCTAGCCCCTGGGAGCTGGTCTTTGGCTACATGGAAAGGATGAGCCAGATGAGGGAGAATAGTCCTGTTCTCCACAGACAGGTGCAATTTATTCACTCCTCAGAACACCATGCAGATGCAGATAACAATGTTGCCTATGTTACCTCATTCTGAAGGTAACATAGGCTATGGTTTGGCAGCATAAGAATTCAAGTCCTCAGATTCAATTCAGTTCAACAGCAAGTGTCGGGAATAGCCGTGCATAGGGCACTGCCCACAGAAGAAACAAGATGAATAGACAATGATCCCTGCCCTCACAAATTCCTCCTGTTTTCTCTAAAGTACAAACAATGAACTGCAAGCAAAACCACTGATAACAATTTGCTTCTTACAgaacatttataaaatgaaaagctCAGACAGTTATTTACTAGTTAATAAAGAGTGTTGGTGAGTGGACACTGTGTCTGCCCACACCTCTACCAAATGAAATAATAGTACTTAAATTAAGCCACAATGTCAGGAAGAAAGAGAGTCAGCTAGGGTTACATGACATTTGTGGGGACCAGTTGGCCATATGAAGACCCTATAGTCTTATGACAGAGTTTTAACCTTATGAAGAACATCATATGTAATATCATTTGAACCCCACAACTGAGTGATTCAGGGAGCGGGAAGAAGTACCTTGATGACCAAAGAAACTGAGACATAGCAACATTAAGCAATTTAGTTAAAGGCACATAATAGGGTAAAAGCAAGACCACTGGTCTCCTAGATTAGAAGAGGTATCTCTCTACTGAGAGCtcatttttaaatacttaaaaactACTCACAGCATCCAATACTGGGGGTGGAGGGTCAATCTAGGAAGTGCTATTGCGATGTGATGTTTTCAGTTCCTTTCTTCTCCCAGCTCTGTCCTGGGGTGATGTTTTCAAATACATTTAATGTTTCCTATGTTCTTTTAGAAACTGATGGCAATATCTACAGTTATTGGGAGGTTTCAGGAAAGTCGATGTTTGTTCTTACTCGAGAAAAATCAGCTGAACTaggcatgtctgtaatcctagcatttggggagcagaagcaggaggatcagaagttcaaagtcatcctgaaCTGTTTGATGTCCGCCTCGCccccacaaataataaaaaagagagaaccaGATGTTTCTAACTGAGGGATTGTTCACAAATCGTCATAGTTTGGTGTTTACGtcttaaagaaacaaatcaaattCAAACAGGTTCTGACAATTATGTTGTTTCTTGaccttaaaataataatttgttcTGGGAGTAAAACATAGTCCCAGCACTGTTATGCTAAGTGCAGAGTCAGAAAATGGCTCAAGTCAGGAGCACTCAGCTTCTAGTTTGGGGCAGAAAGTCTGTATGTGGTTCTTTGGGAGATTATTTCGGTTACTGGGGGTTTTGAAAATCTGGAAGGTTCTAAACTTATGAGTAATTTCATGATCCAGAGTTAGACAGTATGTATAGTTCTGTATGACCAGATGGAGGGCAGTTGGTAGGGAATTCCAAGATTAATTCAGAACAGGCCGTGATCTCTGGGGCCAAAGTTCAGCCAAATCTGGCTTCATTCCAGTGGGTGCAAAGCTGCTGGCCATAGAGGATCTTTGGAAGGCTTGACTGGGCCAATATGGGTCAAGCTTTGGGTGTGGTTTAATCAAGGACCATGATATGTTTCACTGAGATTCTCTCTGTATCTCCCCTGCTCCAAACATTTGCCTTATCCTAGGTTAGCTCcacaaactcctaagataactaCCAAATTTGGTCCTCCTCACGTATTCAATGGCAATACAGAGTGGTCTGTCTCTTGGCTCCATGCTGCTGCTGTCTCTCAGCTGAGAGCCCTCTTCCACCTGTCTACTTTTCCAAAGCCCTTGGGATCTTTGTAACATCAGTCAAATAAAGAGCTCATTCCCCTGTGCTCCCAGGAAGCAGCCACTCTTAATCTGCCACAGCCACTGTCTATCCACTAGCCTAAGTCTTTCTTACTTAATCAACTGTCTGACCCTTGCAGGAGTGACAGGGTGCTGTGCTCCTGGGGAGACCTGAACAAACATTTGGTCACCAGACAGAACACTGacatcaaactaaaaaaaaaaaaaaaatccacccaaCTATCAAATTTATGAACCAATGAATTTATTGGGCTTGTTTTGGGGAGTATGGAAGACTCAATTGCAGCTGCCTCAACAAAAAACCCCATAGTATGGACGACAGTCCTCAAAAATTGCATCTCTGGAGCTCCCTCCTGGGCAGACCTCTCCCACAGTTTGAGTCTCCTCCCCTCAGTCATTGTCACTGCTTATGTAGCAATAAGAAAAGGAGGGCAATGAGTTTCAGGAGCATCCTGAGATCTGTGGGGTTTGCTTATTTTTCAGAATTGTAAGGAGCCTTCCTCCAAAAGGGAGTATTTCAGCTCAGAGAAATAGTTGCATCACACGGGGTTCCAGGCTTTCCTATGATTGCCTAAATTCCTGTCAGCTGGATACACTCAATACTTGTATGTTCAGTGAAAAAGTGAAACAAAAGAATAGAATCAAGATCAAGTTTCTAGTGACCAGAACCGGTCTGAGAGCAAGAAGTTACCCAGAGGCATTCACTGTGCCTTCCCAAACTTGCCTTCAGAAATCTCTTCCTCTTCCAGGTCACTGTGGGGAGCCCCCTGCGTGGGAACATGAAGGTGCCAAGAGAATCTATCATTTCGTGGCAGGACAGAGTGTTCACTACGAATGCATTCAAGGATACAAGGCTCTACAGAGACGTCCTGCTGTGAGCATCTGCAAAACTATGTGTGGGAAAACAGGGTGGACGCAGCCCCAGCTCACGTGTGTAGATGAAAAGGAACACCATCACTTCCCAGGTAGGCTGTTCCTTTCTTGTGTCCATCCCATTCGTTTTTCATCTGGAGTACTGCTGCTTATTGGCTTCTTTCTCCTTgcgacttgctcagcctgctttctttctttttttaatttttattattattattttttgttactttacatccttgttatagctccctccctcctcccctcccaatttcaccctcctcccccttcccctttcctcagaaaaggggagctcccttttctatccactccagctcatcaagttgcatcaagactgagtgtgtcctcttcccctgtggcctggcaaggcagtcccaccaggggaaagtgctcAAAGaactggcaagtgagtccctgtctgatgcagtccccacttcccttactagaggacccacatgaggcctaagatgcccatctgcaacatctttgtaggaggcctaggtccagtttatgcatggtccttggttgatgcttcctTCTCAGtaagcctctctgggccctggttagttggctctgttggtcttcttgtggagctcctgtcacctccaggtccttttctctctcctccacttttccacaagaccccCTACgaatcacccaatgtttggcccgagtctcagcatctgctttgaggtgctgctgggtagcaACAGCCTGACATCTCTGTCAGGTTCTTGTCTGCAAGTTTAGAAGAGCATCgttcatagtgtcagaggttgacACTCtccgatagggtgggtctttggtggGCAGATAGGTGGGTAGctattggttgggcattccctcaatctctgctctatctttatccctgcacatcttgtaggcgggctaaattttgggtcaaagtttttgtgggtagattcatgctcccctccctctgctaggagactagtctagttagtggtgtccttttcagtctctgtggcctctgctactaggagtctctgcttgaatccctctcgtagcctcccaggagcctaccctgacttaggtctccagcttgtcacagagatcctcccatcagtttctcttttctctacaggtcttCTGCCCTCTTGCCCTCACTCTCCCCATGTCTGTTCTCCACCTTCTTAattctctgtgccccctctcctaccctgttccctctcttcagccgctaccactgtctattctatctccccttctgagtgagatttacacctcctcccttggatcctctatgttacttataTTCTCTGAGTCTGTGCctcgtagtatgcttatcctgtactatatggctatatccttacaagtgagtacataccatgtgtgtctttctggatctgaattacctcactcaattcttttctagttacatccatttacctgaaaattttatgatttgtttgtttttaaaagctgagtagtattccatcgtgtaaatgtgccagtttcttcatccattctccacttgagggacatctaggttgtttccagattcttgttattgtgaataaagcttctatgaacaaagttgagcaagtgtccttattatatggtggagcatcttttgggtatatacccaggagaggtatagctgggtcttaagataaagctattcccaattttctgagaaagcaccagattgatttccaaagtggtttacactcccaccagcaacggaggagggtttccctttctccacaacctcgccagcatgtgctgtcatttgagattttgatgttagacattctgaccagtgtgagatggaatctcagagttgtttttatttgcattttctgatgactaaggaagttgagcatttctttaaatgcttcttcaACAgtcaaaattcctatgttgagaattctgtttagttctgcgccccatttttttaattgggttattttgtttattggttattttgatttcttgagttcattttacattttgaatattagccctttgtagGATGCAggactggtgaagatcttttcccaatctgtaggctgtctttttgttctattgacagtgtcctttgccttacagaagattttcagtttcacaaggtcccatttattgattgttgatcttagagcctgtgctgctggtgttctgttgaggatgTTGTCTCCtttgtcaatgagttcaaggctcttttccacttttgcttctaataaatttagtgtATGTAgtattatattgaggtctttgattcacttggacttgtgctttgtgcagggagataaatttggatttatttgcatttttctacatgtagacatccagttagaccagcaccatttattgaagatg includes:
- the Il2ra gene encoding interleukin-2 receptor subunit alpha — its product is MESRLLMLGLFPFIIVPCCLSEMCPLDPPEVPNATFKALSYKNGTILNCECKKHFRRSNSIYMSCSGNSWINPCQCTSNSNDNARKEVTHAPEDQKKQQTTVSQKSTQSVHQGNLPGHCGEPPAWEHEGAKRIYHFVAGQSVHYECIQGYKALQRRPAVSICKTMCGKTGWTQPQLTCVDEKEHHHFPASEESPESRDPSPESETDCPITTTDFPQLTEATTAMETFIFTMEYQIAVASCIFLLISILLLSGLTWQHRWKKSRRTI